One window of the Pseudomonas knackmussii B13 genome contains the following:
- a CDS encoding sensor histidine kinase: protein MPGTGSLRGRLLWRLGAMLLVLLLLGSVATYWRARHASDIAYDRTLLASARDIASGLYDSNGALRANVPYVALDSFAYDSAGRIFYQVIDTQGQSISGYENLPPPPPGTPRTNDYPALARFYDAEFQGQDVRVVSLAQPVSQPTVNGMAEIRVAETLGARERLARDLLADTLLNLALSALAALAMVWYAVSAGLRPLDRLRAAVEERQPDDLRPLPLVRVQRELRPLVAALNHFTARLLGLFERQSHFIADASHELRTPLAALKARLELGLREDDPQRWRATLEEAVQYTDKVTGLANQLLSLARIESGARAIAEGGGELIELGQLAREQGMVLAPLAHARGIELAFEADSAAWIKGDPTLLHELLANLVDNALAHAASSVVIRVGPAAVLEVEDDGPGIPLEERDKVFQRFYRRRQQGTGLGLAIVGEICSAHRARIELAHGELGGLLVRVNFPVEEPARAE, encoded by the coding sequence CTGCCCGGCACCGGCAGCCTGCGCGGGCGCCTGCTCTGGCGGCTCGGCGCCATGCTGCTGGTGCTGTTGCTGCTGGGCAGCGTGGCCACCTACTGGCGCGCCCGGCATGCCTCGGATATCGCCTACGACCGCACCCTGCTCGCCTCGGCGCGGGACATCGCCAGCGGGCTCTACGACAGCAACGGCGCACTGCGCGCCAACGTGCCCTACGTGGCCCTGGACAGCTTCGCCTACGACAGCGCCGGGCGAATCTTCTACCAGGTGATCGACACCCAGGGGCAGTCCATCTCCGGCTACGAAAACCTGCCGCCACCGCCGCCGGGCACGCCGCGCACCAATGACTATCCGGCGCTGGCGCGTTTCTACGATGCTGAATTCCAGGGCCAGGACGTGCGCGTGGTCAGCCTGGCCCAGCCGGTGAGCCAGCCGACGGTCAACGGCATGGCGGAAATCCGCGTGGCGGAGACCCTGGGCGCGCGCGAGCGTCTCGCCCGCGACCTGCTCGCCGATACCCTGCTGAACCTGGCGCTGTCGGCGCTGGCCGCGCTGGCTATGGTCTGGTACGCGGTGAGCGCCGGCTTGCGTCCGCTCGACCGGCTGCGCGCTGCGGTGGAAGAGCGCCAGCCCGACGACTTGCGGCCTCTGCCGCTGGTTCGCGTGCAGCGGGAATTGCGTCCGCTGGTGGCGGCGCTCAACCATTTCACGGCACGCCTGCTTGGCTTGTTCGAGCGACAGTCGCACTTCATCGCCGATGCTTCCCACGAGCTGCGCACGCCGCTCGCGGCCTTGAAGGCGCGCTTGGAGCTGGGCCTGCGCGAAGACGATCCGCAACGCTGGCGCGCGACGCTCGAAGAGGCCGTGCAGTACACCGACAAGGTCACCGGCCTGGCCAACCAGCTGCTTTCGCTGGCGCGGATCGAGAGTGGCGCACGTGCCATTGCCGAGGGCGGCGGTGAGCTCATCGAGCTCGGCCAGTTGGCGCGCGAACAGGGGATGGTGCTGGCGCCATTGGCCCATGCGCGTGGCATCGAGCTGGCCTTCGAGGCGGATAGCGCCGCCTGGATCAAGGGCGATCCGACGCTATTGCACGAGCTGCTCGCCAATCTTGTGGATAACGCGCTGGCGCATGCCGCCAGCAGCGTGGTCATCCGCGTCGGCCCGGCGGCGGTGTTGGAAGTGGAAGACGACGGGCCCGGTATTCCGCTCGAGGAGCGCGACAAGGTCTTCCAGCGCTTCTATCGGCGTAGGCAGCAAGGTACCGGTCTGGGGTTGGCTATCGTCGGGGAGATCTGCAGCGCACACCGCGCGCGCATCGAGCTGGCGCATGGCGAACTGGGTGGGCTGCTGGTCCGGGTGAATTTCCCGGTGGAGGAGCCGGCGCGCGCCGAGTGA
- a CDS encoding HDOD domain-containing protein produces MSKLAEKVQQDLLRAIDNDELVLPTLPEVALRVREAAEDPDVSIQDLSRVIGNDAALTARIIKVVNSPLLRTNKEITDLQMAIGRLGINYTSNLATGLAMEQMFQATSDVVDRKMREVWNKSTEIAGICHALCRHYTRLMPDQATLAGLVHQIGVLPVLTYAEEHSELLADSISLNHVIERIHPIIGDRILKTWEFPAPIASVPSQYLNFERDSAKVDYVDLVQVATLQSYVGTQHPYTAMDWTRIPAFAKLGIDPNADLKDDEDLSAAMEAAMGMLQ; encoded by the coding sequence ATGAGCAAGCTTGCCGAGAAAGTACAACAAGACCTGCTGCGCGCCATCGACAACGACGAGCTGGTGCTGCCAACCCTGCCGGAAGTGGCTCTGCGCGTTCGCGAAGCGGCCGAGGACCCGGATGTCAGCATCCAGGACCTGAGCCGGGTGATCGGCAACGACGCCGCCCTCACCGCGCGCATCATCAAGGTGGTGAACAGCCCGCTGCTGCGCACCAACAAGGAAATCACCGACCTGCAGATGGCCATCGGCCGCCTGGGCATCAACTACACCAGCAACTTGGCGACCGGCCTGGCCATGGAGCAGATGTTCCAGGCCACCTCCGACGTGGTCGACCGCAAGATGCGCGAAGTGTGGAACAAGAGCACCGAGATCGCCGGCATCTGCCACGCCCTGTGCCGCCACTACACCCGCCTGATGCCTGACCAGGCGACCCTCGCCGGCCTGGTACACCAGATCGGCGTGCTGCCGGTGCTGACCTATGCCGAGGAGCACAGCGAACTGCTGGCCGACTCCATCAGCCTCAATCACGTGATCGAGCGCATCCACCCGATCATCGGCGACCGCATCCTCAAGACCTGGGAATTCCCGGCGCCCATCGCCTCGGTGCCAAGCCAGTACCTGAACTTCGAGCGCGACTCGGCGAAGGTGGATTACGTCGATCTGGTCCAGGTCGCCACGCTGCAGAGCTACGTGGGCACCCAGCATCCGTACACGGCGATGGATTGGACGCGTATTCCGGCCTTCGCCAAGCTCGGCATCGACCCGAACGCCGACCTCAAGGACGACGAAGACCTATCGGCTGCCATGGAAGCTGCCATGGGCATGCTGCAGTAA
- a CDS encoding YgfZ/GcvT domain-containing protein, translating to MADSALYTALTHEGVLAIQGVDASKFLQGQVTCNLNYLDAGTSSLGARCTPKGRMLSSFRILAQGEGFLLAMAAELLEAQLADLKKYAVFSKATLSDASGDWTRFGLIGGDAVLASLDLTLPAATDSVARAGELLAVRLGEGRAELWVPAARAAEIRELLDASLNEGNLNDWLLAQVRAGVGQVFGATRELFIPQMINLQAVGGVSFKKGCYTGQEIVARMQYLGRLKRRLYRLALDGSDLPEAGSELFSPVHGTSVGEVVLAARADAGVELLAVLTDESVTDGRIRLGQAEDGPVLRLLDLPYTLDSDREIQR from the coding sequence ATGGCCGATTCCGCGCTCTACACCGCCCTGACCCACGAAGGGGTCCTCGCCATCCAAGGCGTGGACGCCAGCAAATTCCTCCAGGGCCAGGTCACCTGCAATCTCAACTACCTCGACGCCGGAACCTCCAGCCTGGGCGCGCGCTGTACGCCCAAGGGCCGCATGCTGTCCAGCTTCCGCATCCTCGCCCAGGGCGAAGGCTTCCTGCTGGCCATGGCCGCCGAGCTGCTGGAAGCGCAGCTGGCCGACCTGAAGAAGTACGCAGTCTTCTCCAAGGCCACCCTGAGCGACGCTAGCGGCGACTGGACGCGCTTCGGGTTGATCGGCGGCGACGCCGTGCTCGCCAGCCTGGATCTGACCCTTCCGGCTGCCACCGATAGCGTTGCCCGCGCCGGCGAGTTGCTTGCCGTTCGTCTGGGTGAAGGCCGCGCCGAACTCTGGGTGCCCGCCGCGCGCGCCGCAGAAATCCGCGAGCTGCTGGACGCCAGCCTGAACGAAGGCAACCTCAACGACTGGCTGCTGGCCCAGGTCCGCGCTGGCGTTGGCCAAGTCTTCGGCGCCACCCGCGAGCTGTTCATCCCGCAGATGATCAACCTGCAGGCTGTCGGTGGCGTGAGCTTCAAGAAAGGCTGCTACACCGGCCAGGAGATCGTCGCGCGCATGCAGTACCTGGGCCGCCTGAAGCGTCGCCTGTACCGCCTGGCGCTCGACGGCTCGGACCTGCCGGAAGCTGGTAGCGAACTGTTCTCGCCGGTGCACGGCACCAGCGTCGGCGAAGTGGTGCTGGCCGCGCGCGCGGACGCTGGCGTCGAGCTGCTCGCCGTGCTGACGGACGAATCCGTCACCGACGGCCGTATCCGTCTAGGCCAGGCAGAGGATGGCCCTGTGCTGCGCCTGCTGGATCTGCCTTACACGCTGGACAGCGACCGCGAGATCCAGCGCTGA
- a CDS encoding succinate dehydrogenase assembly factor 2: MTDETELKRLFWHSRRGMLELDVLLVPFVQEVYPGLDAENQARFRKLLECEDQDMFGWFMQRGEPEDADLRHIVRMILDRVQPH; encoded by the coding sequence ATGACCGACGAAACCGAACTGAAACGACTCTTCTGGCACAGCCGCCGCGGCATGCTGGAACTCGACGTGCTGCTGGTGCCTTTCGTGCAGGAGGTCTACCCGGGTCTCGACGCGGAGAACCAGGCGCGCTTCCGCAAGCTGCTCGAGTGCGAGGACCAGGACATGTTCGGCTGGTTCATGCAGCGCGGCGAGCCGGAAGATGCCGACCTGCGCCACATCGTTCGCATGATCCTGGATCGTGTCCAGCCGCATTGA
- a CDS encoding protein YgfX, giving the protein MSSRIDPFECRWRPSTWLLAAYLACLALAIAALLLAAIPPLWQILGLLLCLSHALWALPRQILLRSPQSFGALRHDNEGWQLWCPHQGWSPVQLCADSLALPSLIVLRFRLPGSLITRGLCLPADSLAPDEHRRLRLRLRFSRDRWAAPE; this is encoded by the coding sequence GTGTCCAGCCGCATTGATCCCTTCGAATGCCGCTGGCGGCCCTCCACCTGGCTGCTGGCGGCATATCTGGCCTGCCTTGCGCTGGCCATCGCGGCGCTGTTGCTTGCCGCCATACCTCCTCTCTGGCAGATCCTGGGTCTGCTGCTCTGCTTGTCCCACGCCCTCTGGGCATTGCCGCGACAGATTCTGCTGCGAAGTCCGCAATCCTTCGGCGCCCTGCGTCACGATAACGAAGGCTGGCAGCTGTGGTGTCCGCACCAGGGCTGGAGCCCGGTGCAGCTGTGTGCCGACAGCCTGGCGCTGCCTAGTCTGATCGTGTTGCGTTTCCGGTTGCCCGGCAGCCTCATCACGCGCGGTCTGTGCCTGCCGGCCGACAGCCTGGCGCCGGATGAACACCGGCGCCTGCGGCTGCGCTTGCGCTTCAGTCGTGATAGGTGGGCGGCGCCAGAATAG